One Fontisphaera persica DNA window includes the following coding sequences:
- a CDS encoding AI-2E family transporter, producing MKSPETMPPGLARVFWVSLTALLGGLALGVWYFIIVQAAGVVAMLSHVLLPLALAAILACLLDPVVTALERKLNIPRTRAILLVFFLAVMLVLILLATVIPQLVYEIMHLVDTLPATIEKFRLRLDEMLKNTAAGVKLQALWDTELESRVKETLPAVTTWLLQQVAKAAGWLGFLAGLALAPVYLFYFLLEKNQIVARWEHYLPIAESRLKEEVVYVLRAFNDCLVAFFRGQVLVALCMGAMLTVGYMALGLNYALLLGALAAILGIIPYLGYMISVGLAVIIAVVQFGDWWHPALLLAIFAAAQIIESLFISPKIIGDRVGLHPVLVIVAILTGTTLMGGVMGGLLAIPLAAALRAMLARYVWKRQKAATAAPVSASSA from the coding sequence ATGAAAAGCCCTGAAACCATGCCGCCTGGCCTGGCACGGGTTTTCTGGGTCAGCCTGACGGCTTTGCTGGGCGGGCTGGCGCTGGGGGTATGGTATTTCATCATCGTGCAAGCGGCGGGGGTGGTGGCAATGTTATCCCATGTGCTGCTGCCGCTGGCCTTGGCCGCCATTCTGGCCTGCCTGCTGGACCCGGTGGTCACCGCGCTGGAGCGAAAACTCAACATCCCCCGCACCCGCGCCATTCTCCTGGTGTTTTTTCTGGCAGTGATGCTGGTGCTCATTCTTCTGGCGACTGTGATCCCCCAACTTGTCTATGAGATCATGCATTTGGTGGATACGCTGCCGGCCACCATCGAAAAATTCCGTCTGCGCCTGGATGAAATGCTGAAGAACACCGCCGCCGGCGTGAAATTGCAGGCGCTGTGGGATACGGAATTGGAAAGCCGGGTGAAGGAAACCCTCCCCGCAGTTACCACCTGGCTGTTGCAACAAGTGGCCAAAGCCGCCGGGTGGCTGGGATTTCTGGCGGGGCTGGCCCTGGCGCCGGTGTATTTATTCTACTTTTTGTTGGAGAAAAATCAGATCGTGGCGCGCTGGGAGCATTACCTGCCCATCGCAGAATCGCGCCTCAAAGAAGAAGTGGTTTATGTGCTGCGAGCGTTCAATGATTGCCTGGTGGCCTTTTTCCGCGGGCAAGTACTCGTGGCCCTCTGCATGGGCGCCATGCTGACGGTGGGTTATATGGCGCTCGGCTTGAACTATGCGCTGCTGCTGGGTGCGCTGGCGGCCATCCTGGGCATCATCCCTTACCTAGGTTACATGATCAGTGTGGGGCTGGCCGTCATCATTGCGGTGGTGCAATTTGGTGACTGGTGGCATCCAGCCCTGTTACTGGCCATCTTTGCGGCGGCACAAATCATCGAAAGTCTTTTCATCTCACCCAAGATTATCGGGGACCGTGTGGGGCTGCATCCAGTGCTGGTCATTGTGGCCATTTTGACGGGCACCACCCTCATGGGCGGGGTGATGGGCGGGCTGCTGGCCATCCCGCTGGCCGCCGCCCTGCGCGCCATGCTGGCCCGATATGTTTGGAAGCGGCAAAAAGCCGCCACCGCCGCGCCGGTTTCGGCGTCCTCAGCCTGA